One Aspergillus oryzae RIB40 DNA, chromosome 2 genomic window carries:
- a CDS encoding iron-containing alcohol dehydrogenase (predicted protein), which translates to METLRTAFADRPRPLLSYGVPFETAAAKHINDLFHASRVYIICSSSLSRNTDVLDRLNTSIGKNKIVGTRIGMRSHTYWSEILEIVHEARDSGADLILTIGAGSLTDGAKVVALALSNNVQTKADLSKLPVTPSQQATIHAPTIPIISIPTTLSAGEYSNFAGATDDTTQRKHTFQSPLKGPELVILDPSLTTTTPDSIWLSTGIRAVDHCIETFVAVEHTSEKTDRLALHALGLLVPGLLGCKVDKGDVEARLQCQLGSVDAMAACTAGVQLGASHGIGHQLGPLGVGHGETSCVLLPAVCKFNARHGANGERQERVKGFLLRQGVVGEVLERRGLDATKVDLGDVLDVVIRELGMPRSLKDVGVGRDQLDQLAENSLHDRWCKTNPVPLTEKSQILEILEMVVE; encoded by the exons atggaaacccTCCGCACCGCCTTCGCAGACCGACCCcgccctctcctctcctACGGCGTGCCCTTCGAAACCGCCGCCGCAAAACACATAAACGACCTCTTCCACGCTTCAAGAGTCTACATAATCTGCTCAAGCTCCCTATCGCGAAACACAGACGTGCTCGACCGCCTAAACACCTCCATCGGAAAAAACAAGATAGTGGGAACCCGCATCGGAATGCGGAGCCATACATATTGGTCCGAGATCCTGGAGATCGTGCACGAAGCAAGAGACAGCGGAGCGGATTTGATATTGACAATTGGAGCGGGGAGTTTAACGGATGGGGCGAAGGTTGTTGCTTTG GCCCTATCCAACAACGTCCAAACAAAAGCCGACCTCTCCAAACTCCCCGTAACCCCCTCCCAACAAGCCACGATCCACGCCCCAACGATCCCCATAATCAGTATCCCGACGACCCTCTCCGCAGGCGAATATTCCAACTTCGCCGGCGCAACCGACGACACCACGCAACGCAAACACACCTTCCAGAGTCCGCTCAAGGGACCCGAGCTCGTAATCCTAGATCCAAGTCTCACGACCACGACCCCGGATTCCATCTGGCTCAGCACGGGGATCAGAGCGGTGGACCATTGCATCGAGACGTTCGTTGCTGTGGAACATACGAGCGAGAAGACGGACAGGCTTGCGTTGCATGCGTTGGGGCTTTTGGTGCCTGGGTTGCTGGGATGTAAGGTTGACAAGGGGGATGTGGAGGCGAGGTTGCAATGTCAGTTGGGGTCGGTGGATGCTATGGCGGCTTGTACGGCCGGGGTGCAACTAGGGGCTAGTCATGGGATTGGACATCAGTTGGGGCCGTTGGGGGTTGGGCATGGGGAGACGAGTTGTGTGCTTTTGCCGGCGGTTTGTAAGTTTAATGCGCGGCATGGGGCGAATGGAGAGCGGCAAGAGAGGGTGAAGGGGTTTCTTTTGAGGCAGGGGGTTGTTGGGGAAGTTTTagagaggagagggttgGATGCCACGAAGGTGGATCTGGGGGATGTTTTGGATGTGGTGATTCGGGAGTTGGGGATGCCTCGGTCGTTGAAggatgttggggttggtcGGGATCAGCTGGATCAGTTGGCTGAGAATAGTTTGCATGATCGGTGGTGTAAGACGAATCCGGTGCCGTTGACGGAGAAGAGTCAGATATTGGAGATTCTGGAGATGGTGGTCGAGTAG